Proteins co-encoded in one Cupriavidus metallidurans CH34 genomic window:
- a CDS encoding phosphodiesterase, with protein MLTVASSLATAREAVCLPSLQAVFQPIVSLGNGDILGHEALIRGPAASLHEMPDALFRRAQANGTTVALEVAAARTALDAWSSLNLPGKLFLNFSPLTLRHLLVGRGHAMAALLGADGIVGGAAAIAPSRVVIEITEQTAIGNAQTFGEAMALLGELGVHYALDDFGSGHANLDMLADLSPQFIKLDKSLVRGIGTCSRRLEILRGMLRMMGAFGGHVIAEGIERAEELAMVRDLGVFAGQGYFLGRPVAQPERQASLEVRAVLASRQIAVFPQALRSGWSGMTAGQLLRPAPTIHPATSNNDVLARFHSQPDLHAMAVVDEAMRPVAMMNRQILIDRYATPFHRELYGRKACITIANPAPVCFDRRTSLEDMAELFAGEQSHVLADGFVITDQGRYVGLGTVADLLRATTEVRMEAARYANPLTFLPGNILLNQHVDRLIAAGSAFHACYVDLNQFKPFNDRYGYWKGDEMLKGAAAILAQACDPARDFLGHVGGDDFLVLYQGDDWEVRIRDAIARFNDAALMSYSSTDRAAGGIHGEDRFGNPAFCVPVTMAAGVVSVGAEAMATLRLCSQHIGAASAVAKRSAKRAPSGVARIDIAELAARGALDI; from the coding sequence ATGCTGACCGTCGCCTCCTCGTTGGCCACGGCCCGAGAGGCTGTGTGCCTGCCTTCGCTGCAGGCGGTATTCCAGCCTATCGTGTCGCTGGGCAATGGGGACATTCTTGGTCATGAGGCGTTGATTCGCGGCCCGGCCGCATCGTTGCACGAGATGCCTGACGCCTTGTTCCGACGCGCGCAGGCAAATGGGACAACCGTGGCGCTTGAAGTGGCGGCAGCCCGTACCGCGCTCGATGCGTGGTCGTCGCTGAACCTGCCCGGCAAGCTGTTCCTGAACTTCAGTCCATTGACGCTGCGCCATCTTCTGGTCGGGCGTGGACACGCCATGGCCGCGTTGCTGGGGGCCGATGGCATTGTCGGCGGAGCGGCGGCTATCGCACCATCCCGGGTCGTCATCGAGATCACGGAGCAGACTGCCATCGGCAATGCCCAGACCTTTGGCGAGGCCATGGCGTTGCTCGGCGAGCTAGGCGTGCATTACGCTCTGGACGATTTCGGCTCGGGACATGCCAATCTCGACATGCTGGCCGATCTGTCGCCGCAGTTCATCAAGCTGGACAAGTCGCTCGTGCGCGGGATAGGCACGTGCTCGCGCCGGCTGGAGATACTGCGCGGGATGCTACGCATGATGGGAGCATTCGGTGGGCACGTGATCGCAGAAGGCATCGAGCGGGCCGAGGAACTGGCCATGGTGCGGGATCTTGGTGTTTTCGCGGGCCAGGGCTACTTTTTGGGGAGGCCAGTGGCGCAGCCTGAACGGCAAGCGTCGCTGGAGGTGCGGGCTGTGCTGGCCTCGCGTCAGATCGCGGTGTTTCCCCAAGCCTTGCGCTCGGGGTGGTCGGGCATGACAGCCGGGCAACTCCTGCGCCCCGCGCCCACGATTCATCCGGCTACCTCCAATAACGACGTCCTGGCGCGGTTTCACAGCCAGCCCGATCTGCACGCCATGGCGGTGGTGGACGAGGCCATGCGGCCGGTGGCGATGATGAACCGGCAAATCCTGATCGACCGCTACGCCACGCCATTTCATCGGGAACTCTATGGCAGGAAGGCCTGCATCACGATCGCCAATCCGGCGCCAGTTTGCTTCGACCGCCGCACCAGTCTGGAGGATATGGCCGAACTCTTCGCGGGCGAGCAATCGCATGTGCTGGCCGATGGTTTCGTGATCACTGATCAAGGCAGATACGTGGGTCTTGGCACCGTGGCCGATTTGCTACGCGCCACCACCGAGGTACGCATGGAGGCGGCACGTTATGCGAATCCGCTGACGTTCCTGCCCGGAAACATCCTGCTGAACCAGCACGTCGACCGACTCATCGCAGCTGGCAGCGCGTTCCATGCGTGCTACGTCGACCTCAACCAGTTCAAGCCATTCAACGATCGCTACGGCTACTGGAAGGGCGACGAAATGCTGAAGGGCGCGGCCGCGATTCTGGCGCAGGCTTGTGACCCCGCGCGCGACTTCCTTGGACATGTCGGCGGCGACGACTTCCTGGTGTTGTACCAGGGGGACGATTGGGAGGTGCGTATCCGGGACGCCATCGCACGCTTCAACGATGCGGCACTGATGTCGTACTCGTCGACGGATCGTGCTGCTGGCGGTATTCACGGCGAGGACCGGTTCGGCAATCCGGCGTTTTGCGTGCCGGTAACGATGGCCGCCGGCGTGGTCAGTGTCGGTGCGGAAGCAATGGCGACGCTGCGGCTATGCAGTCAGCATATCGGCGCGGCCTCGGCGGTGGCCAAGCGCAGCGCCAAGCGCGCGCCATCAGGCGTTGCGCGGATCGATATCGCCGAACTGGCTGCGCGCGGCGCGCTCGATATCTAG
- a CDS encoding methyl-accepting chemotaxis protein: MLQAIKLGLPGLGGKSLWQGLARLPLVMRLSAAFVLIYAFGAAVGLTGIINLVHLKQDTDTLYQRDMRGAISAERAQAALATLGRAQLSLTLATSTAERDTAASEIAQALRRLDQAVDGVRSAAPQQADALQKERATAGELMNNFVALIGKQPLDALQFDSSVSVDGHFVGEQLQKLAGLIEQTRSTLDQQAADTVAGVAAAQVTAQTVMAVLLVASFIAAAALAWIAARSLTRELGGEPRDAAAVANRIANGDLTARIAVGAHDQGSLLYFLAGMRDQLAGVLARIQQCAHEISSASDGIANGNRELAARTGTQASALAEAAGNVARLTELVQQAHAQARQSSDMASRAREATTTGMASVRDMSGAMANVHAQSRNISEIVTVIEGIAFQTNILALNAAVEAARAGAAGRGFAVVAQEVRALAQRSATAAREIGGIVGDAAKEIARGADLSTRVVGAMEGIDVAVNHSHTLAEELRLLADEQAAGIGHVADALTRLEQTSAQNGTLVEAVSGQAAQLDQQAAALEADVARFRF; the protein is encoded by the coding sequence GTGTTGCAAGCCATCAAGCTGGGTCTGCCTGGACTGGGAGGCAAATCCCTGTGGCAAGGACTGGCGCGCCTGCCGCTGGTCATGCGGCTGTCAGCGGCATTCGTGCTGATCTACGCCTTCGGCGCGGCCGTCGGACTCACCGGCATCATCAATCTGGTTCATTTGAAGCAGGATACGGACACGCTCTACCAGCGCGACATGCGCGGCGCGATCTCCGCCGAGCGTGCTCAGGCGGCGCTGGCCACGCTGGGCCGCGCCCAGCTGTCGCTGACGTTGGCCACCAGCACCGCGGAGCGCGACACCGCCGCGTCGGAGATCGCCCAGGCGCTGCGTCGGCTCGACCAGGCCGTTGACGGCGTCCGCTCGGCCGCCCCGCAGCAAGCCGACGCGCTGCAGAAAGAGCGCGCGACTGCCGGCGAACTGATGAACAACTTCGTGGCCCTGATCGGCAAGCAGCCGCTCGACGCCCTGCAATTCGATTCATCGGTCTCGGTCGACGGACACTTCGTCGGCGAACAACTGCAGAAGCTCGCCGGCCTGATCGAACAGACACGGTCCACGCTGGATCAACAAGCTGCGGACACGGTTGCCGGCGTGGCCGCCGCGCAAGTCACCGCCCAGACCGTGATGGCGGTACTGCTCGTCGCCAGTTTCATTGCCGCCGCCGCGCTGGCCTGGATCGCTGCACGTAGCCTGACACGCGAACTCGGAGGCGAACCGCGCGACGCCGCGGCCGTTGCGAATCGCATCGCCAATGGCGACCTGACCGCCCGGATCGCCGTGGGCGCGCATGATCAAGGCAGCCTGCTCTACTTCCTGGCCGGCATGCGCGATCAATTGGCCGGCGTGCTCGCGCGCATTCAGCAATGCGCGCATGAAATCTCCAGTGCCAGCGACGGTATCGCAAACGGCAACCGCGAACTGGCTGCACGCACGGGCACGCAGGCTTCAGCGCTTGCCGAGGCGGCAGGGAACGTGGCGCGCCTGACCGAACTGGTCCAGCAGGCGCACGCACAGGCCCGACAGTCGAGCGACATGGCCAGCCGCGCGCGCGAAGCCACCACTACAGGCATGGCGTCGGTGCGCGACATGAGCGGCGCCATGGCGAACGTTCACGCGCAGTCGCGCAACATCTCGGAAATCGTCACGGTGATCGAAGGGATTGCCTTCCAGACCAATATCCTGGCGCTGAATGCAGCGGTGGAAGCTGCTCGCGCGGGCGCTGCGGGACGTGGTTTCGCCGTTGTCGCGCAGGAAGTCCGCGCATTGGCCCAGCGTAGCGCCACGGCTGCGCGCGAAATCGGCGGCATTGTCGGCGACGCGGCGAAAGAGATCGCACGCGGTGCGGACCTCAGCACGCGCGTGGTGGGCGCCATGGAAGGCATCGATGTCGCGGTCAATCACAGCCACACCCTTGCCGAAGAACTGCGCCTGCTGGCCGACGAACAGGCGGCCGGCATCGGGCACGTCGCCGATGCGCTGACACGGCTCGAGCAGACCAGCGCCCAGAACGGCACGCTCGTGGAGGCGGTGTCTGGCCAGGCGGCGCAACTCGACCAACAGGCCGCAGCGCTGGAGGCAGACGTCGCGCGCTTCCGCTTCTGA
- a CDS encoding HAD domain-containing protein, which produces MSERLIMLDVPGVLYSDRSATRLGGTPNTGTLRDVRYFDPIALGYLRRLFGIAGARVVVSDAWRRGTPAAIFQQLDLQVEGMTPPVAGGHGAEIDAWFAQHPAPGAWVIISTAAPESLTDEQRAHLVQVNPAEGLTVDIFRKALDILGVACPSTITPDSRVDPDLKAKLRHLQQLAREAPERFMPAPAAAEARERAMAIAVASLTGKQLESGAIHA; this is translated from the coding sequence ATGTCTGAACGCCTCATCATGCTGGACGTCCCCGGCGTCCTGTATTCGGACCGCTCCGCTACCCGCCTGGGCGGCACGCCAAACACGGGAACCCTGCGAGACGTCAGGTACTTCGACCCCATCGCCCTCGGCTACCTGCGCCGCCTGTTCGGCATTGCCGGCGCCCGCGTCGTGGTCTCGGACGCCTGGCGCCGTGGCACCCCGGCCGCCATCTTCCAGCAGCTGGATCTGCAGGTCGAAGGCATGACGCCGCCGGTGGCAGGCGGACACGGCGCGGAGATCGACGCCTGGTTCGCGCAACACCCGGCGCCGGGCGCATGGGTCATCATCTCGACCGCTGCCCCGGAGTCCCTGACCGACGAGCAGCGCGCACACCTGGTACAGGTGAATCCGGCCGAAGGTCTGACCGTCGACATCTTCCGCAAGGCGCTCGACATCCTCGGTGTGGCCTGCCCTTCCACCATCACGCCGGATTCGCGCGTCGACCCGGATCTCAAGGCCAAGCTGCGCCATCTGCAGCAACTGGCACGCGAGGCACCGGAGCGCTTCATGCCGGCGCCCGCCGCAGCCGAGGCCCGCGAGCGCGCCATGGCCATCGCGGTGGCCAGCCTGACTGGCAAGCAGCTCGAATCGGGTGCCATTCACGCTTGA
- a CDS encoding carboxymuconolactone decarboxylase family protein: MTARVPLVDQRTAPAASVTAIEQIQTAFGVVPNMFRAVANSPAALQSMWGSFGALGGGTISAQLGEKIAVAVADRNRCEYCLAAHTALGRKAGASAEEMAAAQAGLSDEPKTAAALAFAVKVVEARGQISETEVASLRQVGFGDEEIVEILAHVALNLFTNYVNVVFNVPVDFPGVKLIAR; the protein is encoded by the coding sequence ATGACCGCACGTGTTCCCCTCGTAGACCAACGCACTGCTCCGGCCGCAAGCGTGACTGCCATCGAACAGATCCAGACCGCGTTCGGCGTCGTACCCAATATGTTCCGCGCCGTGGCCAACTCGCCGGCCGCGCTGCAGTCGATGTGGGGCAGCTTCGGCGCGCTCGGTGGTGGCACGATCTCAGCGCAACTGGGCGAGAAGATCGCCGTAGCCGTTGCCGACCGCAATCGCTGTGAATACTGTCTGGCCGCGCATACCGCGCTGGGCCGCAAGGCGGGCGCATCGGCCGAGGAGATGGCCGCAGCCCAGGCAGGTCTGTCGGACGAACCCAAGACGGCCGCCGCGCTGGCGTTCGCGGTGAAGGTCGTGGAAGCGCGCGGGCAGATTAGCGAGACCGAAGTGGCATCGCTACGCCAGGTCGGTTTCGGCGACGAAGAGATTGTCGAGATCCTGGCACACGTCGCGTTGAACCTGTTCACGAACTACGTCAACGTGGTGTTCAACGTGCCAGTGGATTTCCCGGGCGTGAAGCTGATTGCGCGTTGA
- a CDS encoding AraC family transcriptional regulator produces MSHPIESTPDRLSGLLERFRVRAHLFHTGALCGISRFDVKERGFLHVLREGHLTLSHSARGLPRRMEIREPSLLFYPRHVVHTFHNPPIEGSQFTCATLEFAGGAMNPVARALPPLIVLPLARVEGLDAALSLLFAETGRVRCGQRLLADRLFEVVLIQLLRWMLDHPADAGIQAGLITGLSDPRLARALVAMHEAPGETWNLDRMASCAGMSRSAFASAFREIVGQTPADYLAGWRISLAQARLRDGVPIKLLANELGYANPSALSRVFAAKVGKSPREWLQTQASEH; encoded by the coding sequence ATGTCCCACCCGATCGAATCCACTCCTGACCGCCTCTCCGGCTTGCTGGAGCGCTTCCGCGTTCGCGCCCACCTGTTCCATACCGGGGCGCTCTGCGGGATCAGCCGGTTCGATGTGAAGGAACGCGGATTCCTGCACGTGCTGCGCGAAGGCCATCTGACGCTCTCGCACTCGGCCCGTGGCCTGCCTCGGCGCATGGAAATCCGCGAACCGTCCCTGCTGTTCTATCCGCGGCACGTCGTCCACACCTTCCACAATCCGCCGATCGAAGGCTCGCAGTTCACCTGCGCCACGCTCGAGTTCGCCGGAGGTGCAATGAACCCGGTTGCGAGGGCCCTGCCCCCGCTGATCGTGTTGCCGCTGGCGCGGGTCGAGGGGCTGGATGCCGCGCTATCGCTGCTGTTCGCCGAGACCGGGCGTGTCCGCTGCGGCCAGCGGCTGCTGGCAGACCGCTTGTTCGAGGTCGTGCTGATCCAGCTACTGCGCTGGATGCTCGATCATCCGGCCGATGCAGGCATCCAGGCGGGCCTGATTACCGGGCTTTCCGATCCGCGACTGGCCCGCGCACTGGTGGCGATGCACGAAGCCCCTGGCGAGACCTGGAACCTGGACCGCATGGCGTCCTGCGCCGGCATGTCGCGCAGCGCATTCGCCTCCGCCTTCCGCGAAATCGTGGGACAAACGCCAGCCGACTACCTGGCCGGCTGGCGTATCAGCCTTGCACAGGCCCGGCTGCGTGATGGCGTACCGATCAAGCTGCTGGCCAACGAACTTGGGTATGCCAACCCCTCTGCGCTGTCGCGTGTTTTCGCGGCCAAAGTTGGCAAATCGCCACGGGAATGGCTGCAGACGCAAGCCTCCGAGCACTAG
- a CDS encoding IclR family transcriptional regulator, which yields MEDVIEMAEIAAAPKESKRKEDRHFVTALARGLDVLACFRAFDSELGNAELAKRCGLPKSTISRLTHTLTELGYLQALTDPVRYRLGSSALALAPAAQQGAEVLAVARPYMQELADLSQGVASLIVRDRGRMLVFENCQSETYLTLRVAVGSRVSGLNTAAGRAYLVALPPAEQRQALTAFRTDEKVAPAEAEAILANSRDEQRRLGCTTSFGEWLPDINSIAHAFRPGPSLPPMTLSCSGPNAIVPPAHLLEKVRPLLRDHIRKIEAAFGVTR from the coding sequence ATGGAAGATGTGATCGAAATGGCGGAGATCGCCGCCGCACCCAAGGAAAGCAAACGCAAGGAAGACCGCCATTTCGTGACCGCGCTGGCGCGTGGTCTGGATGTGCTGGCGTGCTTTCGTGCATTCGACAGCGAACTTGGCAATGCCGAACTCGCCAAGCGCTGTGGCCTGCCGAAATCGACGATTTCGCGCCTGACCCACACGCTGACCGAACTTGGCTACCTCCAGGCCCTGACGGACCCCGTTCGTTACCGCCTGGGCAGTTCCGCACTGGCGCTGGCGCCCGCCGCGCAGCAGGGTGCAGAGGTCCTGGCGGTGGCGCGGCCCTACATGCAGGAATTGGCGGATTTGTCGCAAGGCGTCGCCTCACTGATCGTGCGCGACCGCGGACGTATGCTGGTATTCGAGAACTGCCAGTCCGAGACCTACCTGACTCTGCGCGTCGCCGTGGGAAGCCGCGTATCGGGGCTCAATACGGCAGCAGGCCGTGCCTACCTGGTGGCATTGCCGCCAGCCGAGCAGCGTCAGGCGCTAACGGCATTCCGCACGGACGAGAAGGTCGCCCCTGCCGAAGCAGAAGCCATCCTCGCGAACAGCCGTGACGAGCAACGCCGGCTTGGCTGCACCACGTCGTTTGGTGAATGGCTGCCCGACATCAATTCGATCGCCCACGCGTTCCGGCCGGGTCCCTCATTGCCCCCGATGACGCTGAGCTGCAGCGGTCCCAATGCGATCGTGCCGCCAGCCCATCTGCTGGAGAAAGTGCGTCCGCTGCTGCGTGACCATATCCGCAAGATCGAAGCCGCGTTCGGTGTCACACGGTAA
- a CDS encoding 5-carboxymethyl-2-hydroxymuconate Delta-isomerase, translating into MPHLVIELTENTRLTCSQEELLDEANAALLSSGQFQEPDIKSRCVTLSTYRQGTENVDRAFVHATLQILDGREQAVRKELGQLVCNAISEMVRPGASAQSVQVSVNVVEMERATYSKQIIGG; encoded by the coding sequence ATGCCCCATCTCGTCATCGAACTCACGGAAAACACCCGCCTGACCTGCTCTCAAGAAGAGCTGCTCGACGAGGCGAACGCCGCGCTGCTGTCCAGCGGCCAATTCCAGGAACCCGATATCAAGTCGCGCTGCGTGACGCTCTCCACCTATCGCCAGGGAACGGAGAACGTGGACCGCGCGTTCGTCCACGCCACGCTGCAGATCCTGGACGGCCGTGAGCAGGCTGTGCGCAAGGAACTCGGCCAGCTGGTGTGCAATGCGATCTCGGAGATGGTCCGCCCCGGCGCGTCGGCGCAAAGCGTTCAGGTGTCTGTGAACGTCGTGGAAATGGAGCGCGCGACGTACTCCAAGCAGATCATTGGCGGCTAA
- the garD gene encoding galactarate dehydratase: protein MSDLSVQNAQGQAAERAPLYIRIHANDNVAIVANDGGLPAGSVFPCGLTLVERVPQGHKVALVDLKKGDAVTRYNVTIGYALQDLPRGAWVNERVIEMPTAPGLTDLPIGTRVPEPLPPLEGYTFEGFRNPDGSVGTRNILAITTTVQCVSGVVEHAVHRIKTELLPRYPNVDDVIGLEHTYGCGVAIDAPDAIVPIRTLRNIALNPNFGGTAMMVSLGCEKLQPERLMPPGTIPIQTGAGEVQVGVVCLQDDKHVGFASMIDSIMAMAETHLQTLNARKRETVPVSELVVGVQCGGSDAFSGVTANPAVGFATDLLVRAGATVMFSEVTEVRDGIDQLTARAATPEVAEAMIREMDWYDRYLDRGRVDRSANTTPGNKKGGLSNIVEKAMGSIVKSGSAPISGVVSPGEKVKQKGLIYAATPASDFICGTLQLAAGMNLHIFTTGRGTPYGLAEVPVIKVATRSDLARRWHDLMDVNAGRIATGEATIEDVGWELFHLMIDVASGRKQTWAEHHKLHNALALFNPAPVT, encoded by the coding sequence ATGTCGGACTTGTCGGTACAAAACGCGCAGGGCCAGGCCGCCGAACGCGCGCCGCTCTACATCCGCATTCACGCCAATGACAACGTGGCCATCGTCGCCAACGACGGCGGGCTGCCAGCCGGCTCAGTATTCCCGTGCGGTCTGACGCTCGTGGAGCGCGTGCCGCAGGGCCACAAAGTGGCGCTGGTGGATCTAAAGAAAGGTGACGCGGTTACGCGCTACAACGTGACCATCGGCTACGCCTTGCAGGACCTGCCGCGCGGCGCGTGGGTCAACGAGCGCGTGATTGAAATGCCAACCGCGCCGGGACTGACCGATCTGCCGATCGGCACACGTGTGCCCGAGCCGCTGCCGCCGCTGGAAGGCTATACGTTCGAGGGTTTCCGCAATCCGGACGGATCGGTCGGCACGCGCAACATTCTGGCGATCACGACCACGGTGCAGTGCGTGTCCGGCGTAGTGGAGCACGCGGTGCACCGGATCAAGACCGAGCTGCTGCCGCGCTATCCGAACGTCGACGACGTGATCGGCCTCGAGCATACCTATGGCTGCGGCGTGGCGATCGATGCGCCCGACGCGATCGTGCCAATCCGCACGCTGCGCAATATCGCGCTGAATCCGAACTTCGGCGGCACCGCCATGATGGTGAGCCTGGGGTGCGAGAAGCTGCAGCCGGAACGCCTGATGCCGCCGGGCACAATCCCGATCCAGACCGGCGCCGGCGAGGTGCAGGTGGGCGTGGTTTGCTTGCAGGACGACAAGCACGTGGGTTTCGCGTCGATGATCGACTCGATCATGGCGATGGCCGAGACCCATCTGCAGACCCTCAATGCCCGCAAGCGCGAGACGGTGCCCGTATCGGAACTGGTGGTGGGCGTGCAGTGCGGCGGTAGCGATGCGTTCTCCGGCGTGACGGCCAATCCGGCTGTCGGCTTTGCCACAGACCTGCTCGTGCGCGCCGGCGCGACCGTGATGTTCTCGGAAGTGACCGAGGTCCGCGACGGTATTGACCAGCTCACCGCCCGCGCCGCTACCCCCGAGGTGGCCGAAGCGATGATTCGGGAAATGGACTGGTACGACCGCTATCTGGACCGTGGTCGCGTCGATCGCAGCGCCAACACGACGCCAGGCAACAAGAAGGGTGGCCTGTCGAATATCGTGGAAAAGGCCATGGGTTCGATCGTCAAGTCGGGCAGCGCGCCGATCTCGGGCGTGGTGTCACCGGGCGAGAAGGTCAAGCAGAAGGGCTTGATCTACGCGGCGACCCCGGCCAGCGATTTCATCTGTGGCACGCTGCAACTGGCTGCCGGCATGAACCTGCACATCTTCACGACGGGGCGCGGCACGCCGTATGGTCTGGCCGAGGTGCCCGTGATCAAGGTCGCAACGCGCAGCGATCTGGCGCGCCGCTGGCACGACCTGATGGACGTGAACGCAGGCCGCATCGCCACGGGCGAAGCCACGATCGAGGATGTGGGCTGGGAGTTGTTCCACCTGATGATCGACGTGGCCAGCGGCCGCAAGCAGACCTGGGCCGAGCACCACAAGCTGCATAACGCGCTGGCGCTGTTCAATCCGGCGCCGGTGACCTGA
- a CDS encoding MFS transporter — MNATPTTGAAAASTARRTNVRYWILALIFIVTTVNYADRATLSITGPAMREEFGFSAVQMGYIFSAFSWSYVMAQIPGGWLLDRFGARRIYAVSIFLWSFFTLLQGWVGIFASMGATMTALFMLRFAVGLAESPAFPANAKVVASWFPTAERGTASAIFNAAQYFAAVVFTPLMAWIVHSMGWHHVYLWMGIMGMLLAMLWLKVMRSPVTHPAVNRAELEHIEQGGGLIHMNEGAGKSKQGANPAGWFYARQLLSNRMLAGVYLGQYCINVLTYFFLTWFPVYLVQARGMSILKAGFVASLPAICGFLGGVLGGVISDHLLRRGYSLTIARKVPIVAGMLLSVSMIACNYVDAEWLVVGIMALAFFGKGIGALGWAVVADTAPKEVIGLAGSIFNTFGNIAGIVTPIVIGYILSATGSFNGALVFVGINALVTVLSYLVIVKDIRRVELKHPQ; from the coding sequence ATGAATGCCACCCCCACCACAGGCGCTGCAGCCGCATCCACCGCGCGGCGCACCAATGTCCGTTACTGGATTCTCGCGCTGATTTTCATCGTGACCACGGTCAACTACGCGGATCGTGCCACGCTGTCGATTACCGGGCCCGCGATGCGCGAGGAATTCGGTTTCTCGGCCGTCCAGATGGGCTATATCTTCTCGGCCTTCAGTTGGTCGTACGTGATGGCGCAGATTCCTGGCGGCTGGCTACTCGATCGCTTTGGCGCCCGGCGCATCTATGCCGTGAGCATCTTCCTCTGGTCATTCTTCACGCTGCTGCAGGGGTGGGTCGGCATCTTCGCCTCGATGGGAGCAACGATGACGGCGCTCTTCATGCTGCGTTTCGCCGTGGGCCTGGCCGAGTCCCCGGCATTCCCGGCCAATGCAAAGGTGGTGGCAAGCTGGTTCCCGACCGCCGAGCGCGGCACCGCGTCGGCCATCTTCAACGCCGCGCAGTACTTCGCCGCCGTGGTGTTCACGCCGCTGATGGCATGGATCGTTCACAGCATGGGCTGGCATCACGTCTACCTGTGGATGGGCATCATGGGCATGCTGCTGGCGATGCTCTGGCTCAAGGTCATGCGCAGCCCGGTCACGCATCCGGCTGTGAATCGCGCGGAACTTGAGCACATCGAGCAGGGCGGTGGCCTGATTCACATGAATGAAGGGGCAGGCAAGTCAAAGCAGGGCGCTAATCCCGCTGGCTGGTTCTATGCCCGGCAGTTGCTGTCGAACCGGATGCTGGCCGGGGTCTATCTGGGCCAGTACTGCATCAACGTGCTGACGTACTTCTTCCTCACGTGGTTTCCGGTGTACCTGGTGCAAGCGCGCGGCATGTCGATCCTGAAGGCGGGTTTCGTCGCGTCCCTGCCGGCCATCTGCGGTTTTCTCGGCGGCGTGCTGGGCGGCGTGATCTCCGACCACTTGCTGCGCCGCGGCTACTCACTGACCATCGCCCGCAAGGTGCCGATCGTGGCGGGCATGTTGCTGTCGGTGTCCATGATCGCCTGCAACTACGTGGATGCCGAATGGCTGGTGGTGGGCATCATGGCGCTCGCGTTCTTCGGCAAGGGCATCGGCGCGCTGGGCTGGGCCGTGGTGGCTGACACTGCGCCCAAGGAAGTGATCGGCCTGGCGGGCAGCATCTTCAACACGTTCGGCAATATCGCCGGCATTGTGACGCCGATCGTGATCGGCTATATCCTGAGCGCGACAGGCTCGTTCAACGGCGCGCTGGTGTTCGTGGGTATCAATGCCCTGGTCACCGTGCTGAGCTATCTGGTGATCGTCAAGGACATTCGCCGCGTCGAGCTGAAGCACCCCCAATAA
- the kdgD gene encoding 5-dehydro-4-deoxyglucarate dehydratase, whose product MTTPQELKQIISEGLLSFPITDFDAQGNFRPDTYIERLEWLAPYGASALFAAGGTGEFFSLTQQDYSNVIRTAVETCRGKVPILAGAGGATRVAIEYAKEAERLGAHGVLLMPHYLTEASEEGIANHIEEVCKALKIGVIVYNRANSRIGADLLERVVDRCPNLIGFKDGVGEIEAMVRVRRKLGDRLAYLGGLPTAEVYAAAYKALGVPVYSSAVFNFIPKTAMEFYRAIAADDHATVGRLIDDFFLPYLDIRNRKQGYAVSIVKAGAKLVGHDAGPVRAPLTDLTEDEMARLDALIRKLGPQ is encoded by the coding sequence ATGACTACACCGCAAGAACTCAAGCAGATCATCTCGGAAGGCCTGCTCTCTTTCCCTATCACCGATTTCGACGCGCAAGGCAACTTCCGCCCCGATACCTATATCGAGCGCCTGGAATGGCTGGCGCCCTACGGTGCGTCGGCGCTGTTTGCCGCCGGCGGCACGGGTGAGTTCTTCTCGCTGACGCAGCAGGACTATTCGAACGTGATTCGCACCGCGGTGGAGACCTGCCGGGGCAAGGTACCCATTCTTGCCGGCGCCGGTGGCGCGACTCGCGTGGCGATCGAATACGCGAAGGAAGCCGAGCGCCTGGGCGCCCACGGCGTGCTGCTGATGCCGCACTACCTGACCGAAGCCAGCGAAGAAGGCATCGCCAACCACATCGAAGAGGTTTGCAAGGCGCTGAAAATCGGCGTGATCGTCTACAACCGCGCGAACTCCCGTATCGGCGCCGACCTGCTGGAACGCGTGGTCGACCGCTGCCCCAACCTGATCGGCTTCAAGGACGGCGTGGGCGAGATCGAGGCGATGGTGCGCGTTCGCCGCAAGCTTGGTGACCGGCTCGCATACCTGGGCGGCCTGCCTACCGCCGAAGTCTATGCCGCCGCCTACAAGGCGCTGGGCGTGCCCGTCTACTCGTCGGCCGTGTTCAACTTCATCCCGAAGACCGCGATGGAGTTTTACCGCGCGATTGCCGCTGACGACCACGCCACGGTGGGTCGCCTGATCGACGATTTCTTCCTGCCGTACCTGGACATCCGCAACCGCAAACAAGGCTACGCGGTGTCGATCGTCAAGGCTGGCGCCAAGCTGGTTGGCCACGATGCCGGTCCGGTGCGCGCGCCGCTGACCGATCTGACCGAAGACGAAATGGCACGGCTGGATGCGCTGATCCGCAAGCTCGGACCGCAGTAA